Genomic window (Vigna radiata var. radiata cultivar VC1973A chromosome 1, Vradiata_ver6, whole genome shotgun sequence):
aaataaaatgaaataaaaaaatagttttagtaTACAAAATAAGTTCTCCAAcaaatcaactcttcttcttcatgttgggatcttcatcatcccacctcCCCAACTGTCTTCTGTCCAGTTTTCGAATTGATGTGGAGTATGgccttctaatctccaccactCCCTCTTCCTTGAGCTTCCTATTCACAATCCACTTCCTATTTTTATATCTCACTGACATGCCACACAGGAAAGGTGTGTCCTCTGAGTGGGTTGACTCTTCTTTGCATACCTACTTATCCTCAAgtatctgcaaaacattacaactgttaagATGATCAATACCTATGGTGTTGTCTTCATTTGCAGCTTCACTTCTTGCCCTTTTGTATCTGGctcttcttcttattctcattttttttcttcagagCCATAATAAGTTAGcacttggtcatgatctcttaacctcattcctccatcatggacacgtaTAACCATTTTAAAAGTCCCCATGAAGGGTCTTCCCAAgattaatggaattcttccttcattttccatgtCCACAACTagaaaatcaatcaagaattccaactcctcaattcGAACAAttacatcttccaccataccaacTGGCTTCTTGATAGATCCATCCGCAACTGTCAGGGTAGTATTGGCTAGTTTTAATCCTAGCCCTCCGATCTTCCTGAAATCACTAaagggcatcaaattaacacttgatcctgaatcaatcatgGCTCTCCCTATGTCCACATCATTGATCACGCAAGGAAGAGTTAAAGTCCCTGAATCCTTCAATTTCTTTGGATGGTCCTTCTTTTTAGGCTTAACCAACCGTTCCTggtcttcttcatcatcaagataatttacctctccaagatagtacTTGATCCTCTTATCATACTCAGGAATTTGTGGAAGTGCTCCAGGAGTAACAGTCACTTGATGAAAGATTTCTCTGAATGGCTCTTGGTGACtgtctttctctttctcttcttggCTCTTTTGCTCATTAACTTCATGATTATGCATCCTCTCCTCATTTTCATCCTCACTGCtcccaatctcaattatttcctccgctatcttcctttttcttcttatcatcacaactttgcactcatttttggggttaacatcaatgttagccctaaactgacTTTTCTAAAGCTGCCCAATTTATGCCTCCAATGCTCTAAAGCTGGCTTGATTACTATTTAGctgagactcataaactttaaaaaatttatcaaatcggtCACTGAGGTCTCTGATTGTCTCTGTCAAGCTGCTCACCTActgccataaaggtgatggttgttgctgtCGGAAGCCTCCTACTTGCCCAGAAGAATTACTTTGATTTTGTCCAATATTGGGGTGGTTCTTCCcaccttggctagaattgccttggtttCCCATGTAGTTGAC
Coding sequences:
- the LOC106758737 gene encoding uncharacterized protein LOC106758737, whose product is MHNHEVNEQKSQEEKEKDSHQEPFREIFHQVTVTPGALPQIPEYDKRIKYYLGEVNYLDDEEDQERLVKPKKKDHPKKLKDSGTLTLPCVINDVDIGRAMIDSGSSVNLMPFSDFRKIGGLGLKLANTTLTVADGSIKKPVGMVEDVIVRIEELEFLIDFLVVDMENEGRIPLILGRPFMGTFKMVIRVHDGGMRYLRISRKLKEEGVVEIRRPYSTSIRKLDRRQLGRWDDEDPNMKKKS